A genomic stretch from Lathyrus oleraceus cultivar Zhongwan6 chromosome 2, CAAS_Psat_ZW6_1.0, whole genome shotgun sequence includes:
- the LOC127121673 gene encoding uncharacterized protein LOC127121673, giving the protein MIKLQSNINSNKVILLHAETVPSESNARIIKTRVSVQKEGINGDNFQQSYVVEFVQHDHICEPCSRVQANPNQWVYVVQLRKHGSHARSFLYLERFIWKHAVAVNAVRIDKTKHGTDFDFADEVCAKKLVDFIKGLKPVNICESKGLVSHDTKRNYYFLKYTFLVQVCSICCEDLIFLPPNVASRLGNVGPIMICTKVNDIIYLFDPLTSTKCFLDGDTYWREPFKSLLTRKDLVEYVVLNIGKVYFEVAIHGRKFGLANAEVARVKDLGKNDTRFNIKTHLGDILNRDDHVLGYDLCEAKCSDSGIELKEHIGDGVILMKKISKEKWQKRRAEHQSYLKDLEKVTNEVHGMSLGSEEPTLEEKMGDLNLCGEDYKEKKKVRKMSGSNKQK; this is encoded by the coding sequence ATGATAAAGTTACAAAGCAATATCAATTCCAATAAAGTTATATTGCTCCATGCTGAAACCGTTCCATCTGAATCCAATGCAAGAATTATCAAAACTAGGGTTTCTGTTCAGAAAGAGGGTATCAATGGAGACAATTTTCAACAATCTTATGTTGTTGAGTTTGTTCAACATGATCACATCTGTGAACCATGTAGTAGGGTTCAGGCTAATCCTAATCAATGGGTATATGTTGTGCAATTAAGAAAACATGGTTCTCATGCTCGTAGTTTTTTGTATTTGGAACGTTTTATTTGGAAGCATGCCGTTGCAGTTAATGCTGTGAGAATCGATAAGACGAAACACGGTACTGATTTCGATTTCGCTGATGAAGTTTGTGCTAAGAAGTTAGTTGATTTTATCAAGGGACTAAAACCTGTGAATATTTGTGAGAGTAAGGGACTTGTTTCTCATGATACAAAGAGGAATTATTACTTTTTAAAATACACTTTTCTCGTTCAAGTTTGTTCGATTTGCTGTGAGGATTTGATTTTTCTTCCTCCTAACGTGGCTTCGCGTTTGGGAAATGTCGGTCCTATTATGATTTGTACCAAAGTTAACGACATTATTTATTTGTTTGATCCGTTAACCTCAACGAAGTGTTTCTTAGATGGTGATACATATTGGAGGGAACCCTTCAAGTCTTTGCTCACTAGGAAAGATTTAGTGGAATATGTTGTACTCAATATCGGTAAGGTTTATTTCGAGGTTGCTATTCATGGTAGGAAATTCGGTTTAGCTAATGCCGAGGTTGCTCGTGTGAAAGATTTAGGAAAGAACGACACTAGATTTAATATCAAGACTCATCTAGGTGATATTTTGAACAGGGATGACCATGTTCTTGGTTATGACTTGTGTGAGGCTAAATGTAGTGATAGTGGTATTGAATTAAAGGAGCACATAGGAGATGGTGTGATTTTAATGAAGAAGATATCTAAAGAAAAATGGCAGAAGAGACGCGCAGAGCATCAGTCGTACTTAAAAGATTTAGAAAAAGTCACTAATGAAGTGCATGGCATGTCACTAGGCAGTGAAGAACCAACTTTGGAAGAGAAGATGGGTGATCTTAATCTGTGTGGCGAGGACTATAAGGAGAAGAAGAAGGTGAGGAAGATGTCAGGATCAAATAAACAAAAGTGA